From one Lycium ferocissimum isolate CSIRO_LF1 chromosome 7, AGI_CSIRO_Lferr_CH_V1, whole genome shotgun sequence genomic stretch:
- the LOC132065372 gene encoding protein NUCLEAR FUSION DEFECTIVE 4, which yields MGEVPMGKGHEILQFTNHVVQGRWFSLFASFLIMAGAGATYLFGTYSKEIKASLGYDQTTLNLLGFFKDLGANVGVFSGLLAEITPTWFVLLVGAAMNFTGYFMIWLSVVRKVSKPKVWLMCMYICLGANSQNFANTGALVTSVRNFPESRGNMIGLLKGFTGLSGAIMTQLYLAVYGNDAKSLILLIAWLPPAISVIFVYVVREMRVVKQPNQLRVFYYCLAITILLALFLMVMTLVEKAIHFTHAAYVVIATIACALLFLPLLVFVREELGVFRRKNLPIDPPQVVVVLEKQDKSIALETKKEDSQDTNNSKCFWFNDIFFNKPARGEDYSILQALLSTDMLILFVATFCGLGTSLTAVDNLGQIGESLGYPTTTIKSFVSLLSIWNFFGRIFAGFVSETLLVKYKFPRTLMMTLVLLLSCIGLLLIAFPFPGAVYVASVIIGFSFGAQLPLLYSIISELFGLKYYSTLFNCGQLASPLGSYILNVKVTGPLYDRQALKDLAKKGLTRSSVKELTCMGNQCYRQAFVILASVVFFGALASLILVARTRNFYKGDIYKKFREQAEATEAEMASTNSNRIH from the coding sequence ATGGGAGAGGTGCCAATGGGCAAAGGCCATGAAATTTTGCAATTCACCAATCATGTTGTTCAAGGTAGGTGGTTCTCTCTTTTTGCCTCTTTTCTCATCATGGCTGGAGCAGGTGCTACTTATCTGTTTGGAACTTACTCTAAAGAAATAAAGGCTTCACTTGGATATGACCAAACAACACTTAATCTCTTAGGATTCTTTAAAGATCTTGGTGCTAATGTTGGAGTATTCTCTGGTTTACTAGCTGAAATAACTCCAACATGGTTTGTTTTACTAGTTGGTGCAGCCATGAATTTCACTGGCTATTTCATGATATGGCTCTCTGTTGTTCGCAAAGTCTCAAAACCAAAAGTTTGGCTTATGTGTATGTACATATGTTTAGGGGCCAATTCGCAGAATTTCGCGAATACGGGGGCTCTTGTTACATCTGTTAGAAACTTCCCTGAAAGTAGGGGAAACATGATAGGTTTATTGAAAGGGTTCACTGGTCTAAGTGGTGCTATAATGACACAATTATACTTAGCTGTATATGGAAATGATGCTAAATCACTCATTTTGCTTATAGCTTGGCTACCACCTGCAATATCTGTGATTTTCGTGTACGTGGTTCGTGAAATGAGAGTCGTTAAGCAGCCGAATCAGCTTAGAGTTTTCTACTATTGCTTGGCTATAACAATTTTGCTAGCATTATTTCTTATGGTCATGACATTGGTGGAAAAAGCAATTCATTTTACTCATGCTGCTTATGTTGTAATTGCCACTATTGCTTGTGCGTTGTTATTTCTCCCTCTTTTAGTTTTCGTTCGAGAAGAGTTAGGTGTCTTTCGTCGAAAGAATTTGCCTATTGATCCTCCACAAGTAGTAGTAGTACTAGAGAAACAAGATAAATCTATAGCCTTGGAAACCAAGAAAGAAGATAGTCAAGATACTAATAATTCTAAGTGTTTTTGGTTCAATGATATTTTCTTCAATAAACCAGCAAGAGGTGAAGATTATAGCATATTACAAGCATTGTTAAGTACCGATATGTTGATTTTGTTCGTTGCTACGTTCTGTGGACTTGGGACGAGCCTGACAGCTGTCGATAACTTGGGACAAATCGGAGAGTCTTTAGgatatccaacaacaacaattaagtCCTTTGTGTCACTTCTTAGCATATGGAACTTTTTTGGGAGAATTTTCGCAGGATTTGTATCCGAGACCTTACTTGTTAAGTACAAATTCCCTAGGACACTTATGATGACATTAGTCCTTTTGTTATCTTGCATTGGCCTTCTACTCATCGCATTCCCATTTCCGGGAGCAGTCTACGTGGCATCAGTGATAATCGGGTTCTCATTTGGAGCGCAATTGCCTTTGTTGTATTCGATCATTTCTGAGCTTTTCGGATTAAAGTATTACTCCACATTGTTCAATTGTGGCCAACTGGCTAGTCCTCTTGGCTCATACATATTGAATGTGAAGGTTACTGGACCGCTTTACGATAGACAGGCATTGAAGGATCTTGCGAAAAAGGGGTTAACTAGATCATCTGTTAAAGAATTGACGTGTATGGGGAACCAATGTTATCGACAGGCTTTTGTTATCTTGGCAAGTGTCGTGTTTTTTGGCGCGCTAGCCTCGTTGATTTTGGTTGCAAGGACTCGGAATTTTTATAAAGGTGATATATACAAGAAGTTCAGAGAGCAAGCTGAGGCAACTGAGGCAGAAATGGCTTCAACAAACAGCAATAGGATACACTAA
- the LOC132065373 gene encoding uncharacterized protein LOC132065373 isoform X1: MTEMDEPLDFEFEEPTHISPIVTKKKKKVIGLDDLLSDFYQVKNNTPKKESKRAKIQKSDESDDDDTREAELYDYVNKCQQQMNEISTDDQMPLWGLQVFGGQKSIPPLTFPELRSCVLLQSFIAHEVNSLVELKTEEGEAFLEGLLVNGWLLKLVTNDCRVEKCIGAWAFSLMLYSPKEELRVAACEFWCSILLPKNQVDQVMFEMEWLPNHSELMRALEVYGFLLDSPFKSSASMEIVDGESDSAGPPQNIKTWIKYVSVCCQARTTRSVFSTSEVEDLITSVICLFLDRQLLGLSLVLKDCLHSLISFFSDDVFHSSCQKIAKSLTCRVPTDVNCLRSVESVAGEATRSKHLRSVLAFHFLVACFDNKLLDEEQILRSLTSTNLKDKNCDIFKMYIHLVLAENWLFCNPLLKDKPIISEMWSACLRNCSCQITSTDLRSYASKVRSKASYLLQGRTTT, from the exons ATGACAGAAATGGATGAAcctttggattttgaatttgaagaaCCCACACATATTAGCCCTATAGTTACCAAGAAAAA AAAGAAGGTAATCGGCTTAGATGATCTTCTGAGTGATTTCTACCAAGTGAAGAACAACACACCTAAGAAGGAATCTAAACGCGCAAAGATCCAGAAGTCTGATGAGTCAGATGATGATGATACCAGAGAAGCAGAGCTTTATGACTATGTTAACAAATGCCAACAACAG aTGAATGAAATAAGCACTGATGATCAGATGCCATTATGGGGTCTTCAAGTTTTTGGGGGCCAG AAATCTATACCCCCACTGACATTTCCTGAGCTTAGGAGTTGTGTCCTTTTGCAATCTTTCATAGCGCATGAAGTTAATTCACTGGTTGAACTCAAAACAGAAGAAG GAGAAGCATTTCTGGAGGGATTGCTTGTGAACGGTTGGCTTTTGAAATTGGTCACTAATGATTGTCGAGTTGAAAAATGCATAGGAGCATGGGCATTTAGTCTCA TGTTATATTCACCAAAAGAAGAGTTGAGGGTGGCAGCATGTGAATTTTGGTGTTCTATTCTGTTACCTAAAAATCAG GTTGATCAAGTAATGTTTGAGATGGAATGGTTGCCGAATCATTCAGAACTGATGCGAGCACTTGAAGTATATGGCTTTCTGTTGGATTCCCCTTTCAAATCTTCAGCCAGCATGGAAATTGTGGATGGAG AGTCTGATTCTGCTGGACCGCCTCAAAATATCAAAACCTGGATAAAGTATGTTTCTGTTTGCTGCCAAGCAAG GACGACACGTTCAGTTTTCTCAACTTCGGAGGTAGAAGATCTGATTACCTCAGTGATCTGTCTCTTCTTAGACCGGCAACTTCTTGGCCTATCTTTAGTGTTGAAGGATTGCTTGCACTCGCTTATTAGTTTCTTTAGTGACGATGTATTCCATTCTAGCTGTCAGAAAATAGCAAAATCCCTCACCTGCAG AGTTCCTACTGATGTCAACTGCTTGAGATCTGTGGAGAGCGTAGCTGGAGAGGCTACTCGTTCCAAGCATCTAAGGAGTGTGCTGGCCTTTCATTTTCTTGTAGCATGTTTTGATAACAAG CTACTTGACGAAGAACAGATTTTGAGATCTCTAACCTCCACTAATCTGAAGGATAAGAATTGTGATATTTTCAAAATGTATATTCATCTGGTTCTGGCAGAGAACTGGCTGTTTTGCAACCCATTGTTAAAAGATAAACCAATAATCAGTGAGATGTGGAGTGCGTGCCTTAGAAACTGTTCTTGTCAAATCACTAGCACAGATTTGAGGTCTTATGCTTCTAAG GTTCGTAGTAAAGCATCATATCTTCTTCAAGGCAGGACCACAACATGA
- the LOC132065373 gene encoding uncharacterized protein LOC132065373 isoform X2 → MNEISTDDQMPLWGLQVFGGQKSIPPLTFPELRSCVLLQSFIAHEVNSLVELKTEEGEAFLEGLLVNGWLLKLVTNDCRVEKCIGAWAFSLMLYSPKEELRVAACEFWCSILLPKNQVDQVMFEMEWLPNHSELMRALEVYGFLLDSPFKSSASMEIVDGESDSAGPPQNIKTWIKYVSVCCQARTTRSVFSTSEVEDLITSVICLFLDRQLLGLSLVLKDCLHSLISFFSDDVFHSSCQKIAKSLTCRVPTDVNCLRSVESVAGEATRSKHLRSVLAFHFLVACFDNKLLDEEQILRSLTSTNLKDKNCDIFKMYIHLVLAENWLFCNPLLKDKPIISEMWSACLRNCSCQITSTDLRSYASKVRSKASYLLQGRTTT, encoded by the exons aTGAATGAAATAAGCACTGATGATCAGATGCCATTATGGGGTCTTCAAGTTTTTGGGGGCCAG AAATCTATACCCCCACTGACATTTCCTGAGCTTAGGAGTTGTGTCCTTTTGCAATCTTTCATAGCGCATGAAGTTAATTCACTGGTTGAACTCAAAACAGAAGAAG GAGAAGCATTTCTGGAGGGATTGCTTGTGAACGGTTGGCTTTTGAAATTGGTCACTAATGATTGTCGAGTTGAAAAATGCATAGGAGCATGGGCATTTAGTCTCA TGTTATATTCACCAAAAGAAGAGTTGAGGGTGGCAGCATGTGAATTTTGGTGTTCTATTCTGTTACCTAAAAATCAG GTTGATCAAGTAATGTTTGAGATGGAATGGTTGCCGAATCATTCAGAACTGATGCGAGCACTTGAAGTATATGGCTTTCTGTTGGATTCCCCTTTCAAATCTTCAGCCAGCATGGAAATTGTGGATGGAG AGTCTGATTCTGCTGGACCGCCTCAAAATATCAAAACCTGGATAAAGTATGTTTCTGTTTGCTGCCAAGCAAG GACGACACGTTCAGTTTTCTCAACTTCGGAGGTAGAAGATCTGATTACCTCAGTGATCTGTCTCTTCTTAGACCGGCAACTTCTTGGCCTATCTTTAGTGTTGAAGGATTGCTTGCACTCGCTTATTAGTTTCTTTAGTGACGATGTATTCCATTCTAGCTGTCAGAAAATAGCAAAATCCCTCACCTGCAG AGTTCCTACTGATGTCAACTGCTTGAGATCTGTGGAGAGCGTAGCTGGAGAGGCTACTCGTTCCAAGCATCTAAGGAGTGTGCTGGCCTTTCATTTTCTTGTAGCATGTTTTGATAACAAG CTACTTGACGAAGAACAGATTTTGAGATCTCTAACCTCCACTAATCTGAAGGATAAGAATTGTGATATTTTCAAAATGTATATTCATCTGGTTCTGGCAGAGAACTGGCTGTTTTGCAACCCATTGTTAAAAGATAAACCAATAATCAGTGAGATGTGGAGTGCGTGCCTTAGAAACTGTTCTTGTCAAATCACTAGCACAGATTTGAGGTCTTATGCTTCTAAG GTTCGTAGTAAAGCATCATATCTTCTTCAAGGCAGGACCACAACATGA
- the LOC132062262 gene encoding uncharacterized protein LOC132062262, producing the protein MDTQLTLRDWSKLSDLTLDLIFRKLSSVSDCLCFSAVCKPWFFFVSNNYDALQQRINSSSIEEMPMLTIFISTNRGNLYSVTKGKIVSDLELTLPSTKICCGSSHGWLAFQQSDSLAIHLINPFSSETIGLPSPHDPVDKVTLSKNPSTNPHDFEVVATFKCRVWPYRLAILKPGSNTWVFTPHLNTSPDHIHDVIYYDDRYYVVTYRGRVLSMNKTTWDFKVINGETLAMYSDIPTKFYLVKTTTNELLMVQISNRCEILSDEPTSVKISKLVVSQTTQEYMFAELDDLGDEALFLCKHSSMSVLASNFPGCKANSVYYIDVMVKSIGIFVMDLIHFEDGNFHTLFSFKTANLFDDLNMPPVLWIIPTPKFTKTFFRHG; encoded by the coding sequence ATGGATACTCAATTAACATTAAGAGACTGGTCAAAGCTTTCGGATTTGACACTCGACTTGATTTTTCGAAAGTTGTCTTCTGTTTctgattgcttatgctttagTGCTGTGTGCAAGCCATGGTTTTTCTTTGTATCCAATAATTACGATGCCCTACAACAACGAATCAATTCAAGTTCCATCGAAGAAATGCCTATGCTAACGATCTTTATAAGTACAAATAGAGGTAACTTATACAGTGTGACCAAAGGTAAAATAGTCTCAGACCTTGAGCTAACATTGCCTTCCACTAAGATATGTTGCGGTTCTTCTCATGGTTGGTTGGCTTTTCAACAGTCTGATTCTCTTGCTATCCATCTTATCAACCCTTTCTCCAGTGAGACAATTGGTCTTCCTAGTCCTCATGATCCTGTCGATAAAGTTACTCTATCCAAGAATCCTTCAACCAATCCACATGATTTTGAGGTTGTTGCGACGTTTAAGTGTCGGGTCTGGCCTTATCGGTTGGCTATCCTAAAACCTGGTAGTAACACCTGGGTTTTCACTCCTCATCTTAATACATCACCAGACCACATTCATGATGTGATATACTATGACGACAGATACTATGTTGTCACTTATAGAGGCAGAGTTTTATCCATGAACAAAACAACTTGGGATTTTAAGGTGATTAATGGAGAAACATTAGCTATGTATTCTGATATTCCCACGAAATTTTATCTAGTGAAGACCACAACTAACGAGCTTCTAATGGTTCAAATATCTAATCGATGTGAAATACTAAGTGATGAGCCAACAAGTGTTAAGATTTCCAAGTTGGTAGTAAGCCAAACGACCCAAGAGTACATGTTTGCAGAGTTGGATGACTTGGGTGATGAAGCCTTGTTCTTGTGTAAACACAGTTCTATGTCTGTTTTGGCTTCCAACTTTCCGGGATGTAAAGCCAATTCTGTATACTATATAGATGTTATGGTGAAGTCAATAGGAATATTTGTGATGGACCTTATACACTTTGAAGATGGCAACTTCCACACCCTTTTTTCTTTCAAGACGGCAAATTTATTTGATGATCTTAACATGCCACCAGTGTTATGGATAATTCCTACTCCAAAATTTACTAAAACTTTCTTTAGACACGGTTGA
- the LOC132065374 gene encoding hydroxyproline O-arabinosyltransferase RDN2-like, which produces MIMGRVTPLSLFLLSLVSFFATYNLITMIIRYRTVGSGKWKAGGLVSSNTQLFPDPIIQMPENLRKPKSEKLLFHIAVTATDDPYSKWQCRIMYYWYKKKKDLPGSEMGKFTRILHSGSPDNLMDEIPTFVVDPLPEGLDLGYVVLNRPWAFVQWLEKATIEEEYILMAEPDHIFVNPLPNLAYGDYPAAFPFFYIKPAEHEEIIRKFFPKENGPVTNVDPIGNSPVIIKKDLLKQVAPTWMNISLRMKHDEETDKTFGWVLEMYGYAVASSLHGVQHILWRDFMLQPPWDLETGKKFIIHYTYGCDYNLKGELTYGKIGEWRFDKRSYQRGPPPKNLSLPPPNVPESVVTLVKMINEATANIPNW; this is translated from the exons ATGATCATGGGAAGAGTGACACCACTGTCTCTTTTTCTTCTGTCCCTTGTTTCTTTCTTTGCAACATATAATCTGATTACCATGATTATACGGTATAGAACAGTTGGCTCTGGGAAATGGAAGGCTGGTGGTTTGGTGTCCTCGAACACTCAACTATTTCCTGATCCAATTATTCAAATGCCGGAGAATCTGAGAAAACCTAAATCTGAAAAGTTGTTATTCCATATTGCGGTAACCGCAACTGATGATCCTTATAGCAAATGGCAATGCCGCATCATGTACTACTGGTATAAGAAAAAGAAGGATTTACCAGGTTCAGAGATGGGAAAATTCACTCGAATCCTCCATTCAGGAAGCCCCGACAATCTGATGGATGAAATTCCGACATTTGTGGTTGATCCTCTTCCAGAAGGTTTGGATCTG GGTTACGTTGTCCTCAATAGACCTTGGGCATTCGTCCAGTGGCTGGAGAAGGCTACAATTGAAGAGGA ATATATACTAATGGCAGAGCCTGATCACATTTTTGTGAACCCGTTGCCCAATTTGGCTTATGGAGATTACCCTGCTGCTTTCCCTTTTTTCTATATTAAACCTGCCGAACACGAAGAGATCATAAGGAAATTCTTTCCCAAAGAAAATGGTCCTGTAACAAATGTTGATCCCATTGGCAATTCCCCGGTTATTATAAAGAAG GATTTGTTGAAGCAAGTAGCACCTACATGGATGAATATTTCACTAAGAATGAAACATGACGAAGAAACAGATAAAACTTTTGGCTGGGTCTTAGAAAT GTATGGTTATGCTGTAGCTTCTTCTTTGCATGGTGTGCAGCATATCCTTTGGAGAGACTTTATGCTACAG CCACCCTGGGATTTGGAAACTGGAAAGAAGTTCATCATCCATTACACTTATGGGTGTGACTACAACTTGAAG GGTGAGCTAACTTACGGAAAAATTGGAGAATGGCGATTTGATAAGAGGTCCTATCAACGAGGACCTCCACCTAAAAATCTATCCCTGCCTCCACCTAATGTCCCTGAAAGTGTG GTAACTCTGGTGAAGATGATAAACGAAGCAACTGCCAACATTCCAAATTGGTGA